The following proteins are co-located in the Vibrio azureus genome:
- a CDS encoding DeoR/GlpR family DNA-binding transcription regulator, translating to MSKRNTQLRRHTISNLVNELGEVSVDELAHRFDTSEVTIRKDLASLEKNGQLLRRYGGAIAIPTEVVHEEMNSNVSNRKLNLAKAAASLIRDHNRIVIDSGTTTAALIQQLNDKRGLVVMTNSLHVANALNELENEPTLLMTGGTWDMHSESFQGKVAESVLRSYDFDQLFIGADGIDLERGTTTFNELLGLSKVMAEVSREVIVMIESEKIGRRIPNVELAWEQIDVLVTDDEISSEQQQHIERFGVHVILA from the coding sequence ATGTCAAAACGAAACACTCAGCTAAGAAGGCATACTATTTCTAATTTGGTTAACGAACTTGGTGAAGTGAGTGTTGATGAACTCGCACATAGGTTTGATACGTCTGAAGTTACTATCAGGAAAGACCTAGCTTCGTTGGAGAAAAATGGTCAATTACTGCGTCGTTACGGTGGTGCTATTGCTATCCCGACAGAAGTCGTTCATGAAGAAATGAACTCAAATGTTTCGAATCGAAAGTTAAATTTAGCGAAAGCGGCGGCGAGTTTAATTCGCGATCATAACCGCATTGTAATTGATAGCGGCACGACCACTGCAGCACTAATACAACAATTAAATGATAAGCGTGGCTTAGTGGTTATGACGAACTCACTTCATGTCGCTAATGCTCTCAATGAATTAGAAAATGAGCCCACTTTGCTAATGACAGGGGGAACTTGGGATATGCACTCTGAATCTTTCCAAGGCAAAGTGGCTGAATCTGTGTTGCGTTCATACGATTTCGACCAGCTTTTTATTGGGGCTGATGGGATAGATTTGGAAAGAGGCACCACAACATTTAATGAGCTTCTTGGTCTGAGCAAAGTGATGGCTGAAGTTTCTCGTGAAGTCATCGTCATGATCGAATCAGAAAAAATAGGCCGGAGAATCCCTAATGTTGAGCTGGCTTGGGAGCAAATTGATGTCCTCGTGACAGATGATGAAATATCGAGTGAACAGCAACAGCATATTGAACGATTTGGCGTTCACGTCATTCTTGCCTAA
- the glmS gene encoding glutamine--fructose-6-phosphate transaminase (isomerizing) has translation MCGIVGAVAQRDVAEILVEGLRRLEYRGYDSAGVAIIDNANNLTRIRRLGKVQALADAVNEAETIGGTGIAHTRWATHGEPSEANAHPHMSGRIAVVHNGIIENHEALREQLKSRGYQFESQTDTEVIAHLVEWELRSSETLLEALQKTAEQLEGAYGTVVLDRNDPDRIVVARSGSPIVIGFGVGENFLASDQLALLNVTRRFMYLEEGDVAEITRRQVTVLDASGHPVEREIIESSAEHDAGDKGQYRHFMQKEIYEQPTALINTMEGRLTADSIITESIGVNAAEILRNVEHIQIVACGTSYNAGMTARYWFEDIAGVSCDVEIASEFRYRKFVTRPNSLLITLSQSGETADTLAALRLAKEKGYMAAMTICNVAGSSLVRESDFAFMTRAGVEIGVASTKAFTTQLCALLMLVTALGKQQGRVSKEKEKEIVEALHALPKQINAALSFEQEIEDLATDFADKHHTLFLGRGEFYPIAMEASLKLKEISYIHAEAYAAGELKHGPLALIDADMPVVVVAPSNDLLEKLKSNIEEVRARGGLLYVFADADAGFQEDETMKIITLPHISEITAAIYYTIPMQLLSYYVALIKGTDVDQPRNLAKAVTVE, from the coding sequence ATGTGTGGAATCGTAGGCGCTGTCGCACAGCGGGATGTTGCAGAAATTTTAGTAGAAGGCTTACGTCGACTGGAGTACCGTGGCTATGATTCTGCCGGAGTGGCAATCATTGATAATGCCAATAATCTAACGCGAATTCGCCGCTTAGGAAAAGTACAAGCGTTAGCCGATGCAGTGAATGAAGCCGAAACCATTGGCGGAACTGGTATAGCCCATACCCGCTGGGCAACTCATGGTGAACCTTCAGAAGCAAATGCTCACCCACATATGTCAGGCCGTATTGCGGTTGTTCATAATGGTATTATAGAAAACCATGAAGCACTTAGAGAGCAATTGAAATCGCGTGGTTATCAATTTGAATCTCAGACGGATACCGAAGTCATTGCGCATTTAGTTGAATGGGAATTACGCAGCTCAGAAACACTGTTAGAAGCTTTACAAAAGACCGCTGAGCAATTGGAAGGTGCCTACGGTACAGTGGTATTAGATCGCAATGATCCCGATCGTATCGTGGTTGCTCGTTCTGGCAGTCCGATTGTGATTGGATTTGGCGTTGGGGAAAACTTCCTCGCTTCAGACCAACTTGCTTTACTCAATGTCACCCGCCGCTTTATGTATTTAGAAGAAGGGGACGTTGCTGAGATCACTCGTCGTCAAGTGACGGTATTAGATGCGTCAGGTCATCCAGTTGAACGGGAAATCATTGAATCGAGTGCTGAACATGATGCAGGTGACAAAGGGCAATATCGTCACTTCATGCAAAAAGAGATTTATGAACAACCAACCGCGCTCATTAACACAATGGAAGGCCGCCTGACCGCTGATAGCATCATTACTGAGTCTATTGGCGTCAACGCAGCAGAAATCTTAAGGAACGTCGAGCATATCCAGATTGTTGCCTGTGGTACGTCTTATAATGCAGGTATGACCGCTCGTTATTGGTTCGAAGACATTGCCGGAGTGAGCTGTGATGTCGAAATTGCTTCTGAGTTTCGTTACCGTAAGTTTGTCACACGACCAAACAGCTTGCTCATCACTCTTTCCCAGTCAGGAGAAACGGCAGATACCTTAGCAGCCTTGCGTCTGGCCAAAGAAAAAGGCTATATGGCCGCGATGACAATCTGTAATGTTGCAGGCTCATCTTTAGTGCGCGAATCTGATTTTGCTTTTATGACTCGTGCTGGTGTTGAAATTGGTGTTGCTTCTACTAAAGCCTTTACGACGCAGCTTTGTGCGCTGTTAATGCTAGTGACAGCATTAGGTAAGCAACAAGGTCGAGTGAGTAAAGAAAAAGAAAAAGAGATTGTCGAGGCTCTTCATGCGTTACCAAAACAGATCAACGCAGCGCTCTCTTTCGAACAAGAAATAGAAGATTTGGCGACAGATTTTGCTGATAAACATCATACACTGTTCTTAGGTCGTGGTGAATTTTACCCAATTGCAATGGAAGCCTCTTTGAAGTTGAAAGAGATTTCTTACATTCATGCTGAGGCGTACGCCGCAGGTGAACTTAAACATGGCCCTCTTGCATTGATTGATGCCGATATGCCTGTTGTCGTGGTTGCACCAAGTAATGACTTATTGGAAAAACTGAAATCGAACATTGAAGAGGTACGTGCACGTGGTGGTCTGTTGTACGTATTTGCTGATGCCGATGCTGGCTTCCAGGAAGATGAAACCATGAAAATCATAACTCTACCGCATATCAGCGAAATCACTGCGGCGATCTATTACACCATTCCGATGCAATTACTTTCTTACTATGTTGCACTGATTAAAGGAACGGACGTCGATCAGCCTCGTAACCTTGCTAAAGCAGTAACAGTTGAGTAG
- a CDS encoding DUF481 domain-containing protein, with protein MNKKWFVLCVSVVFGNHYVLADSEKTTQQKSQVVWIDNNDDWLQLKSGEVIKGELTGTIKEEANSLEQEIEFDSDDLGDQDIEIKDIAVLETVSFFTVRVANGEIYDGYLSIKNDKLFLHNDGEEWSFPIEQVVSIYRGREEESDHWKTELFLGLDISKGNTEEFSLLGEIETERLAVDSRTKLKARHENSRSDSTTTAKNTSFDGSYDIYLSNKLFFRPLKLSVLSDEFQNIDHKEDVSMQLGYFILANPRTQWDVSLGPGYQYTAFRTVEAGEKDKVSSSALYFESNFEYELTRNIDLTYFYSFSWTSKENMGTQHKNELGIDIDLVKDLDLSIKATWEHVSDVEPNADGITPKEDDYTFHFGLTYEI; from the coding sequence ATGAATAAAAAGTGGTTTGTGTTGTGCGTGAGTGTTGTGTTTGGCAATCACTACGTTTTGGCAGACAGTGAGAAAACAACACAACAAAAAAGCCAAGTAGTTTGGATTGATAATAACGATGATTGGTTACAATTGAAGTCCGGAGAAGTCATCAAAGGTGAATTAACGGGGACGATAAAAGAAGAAGCGAATTCATTAGAGCAAGAAATTGAATTTGATAGCGATGATCTTGGCGATCAGGATATTGAAATAAAAGATATTGCAGTACTTGAGACAGTCAGCTTTTTTACCGTTCGAGTGGCGAACGGAGAGATCTATGACGGGTACTTGTCGATCAAAAATGACAAGCTTTTCCTGCACAATGATGGAGAAGAATGGTCATTCCCGATTGAACAAGTGGTTTCTATTTATCGTGGTCGCGAAGAGGAATCTGATCACTGGAAAACAGAGCTGTTTTTGGGATTGGACATCAGTAAAGGTAATACCGAGGAGTTCTCGTTACTTGGTGAGATAGAAACAGAAAGATTGGCAGTTGACTCCAGAACAAAGCTAAAAGCCAGACATGAAAATTCTAGGAGTGATAGCACGACGACGGCAAAAAATACGTCATTTGATGGCTCTTATGATATTTACTTAAGTAATAAACTCTTCTTCAGACCACTTAAGCTTTCTGTGCTAAGTGATGAATTCCAAAACATTGATCACAAAGAAGATGTGTCTATGCAGTTGGGCTATTTTATCCTTGCCAACCCCAGAACACAGTGGGATGTATCTCTTGGTCCTGGTTATCAATATACAGCTTTTCGAACGGTTGAAGCCGGAGAAAAAGACAAAGTAAGCAGCAGTGCTTTATATTTTGAGTCAAACTTCGAATATGAACTGACTCGAAATATAGATTTGACTTATTTCTATTCATTCAGTTGGACCAGCAAAGAAAATATGGGTACTCAGCACAAGAATGAACTGGGCATTGATATTGATCTCGTGAAAGATTTGGATTTGAGCATCAAGGCGACTTGGGAGCATGTTTCAGATGTTGAGCCCAATGCAGACGGAATCACTCCAAAAGAAGATGACTACACGTTTCACTTTGGCTTAACTTATGAGATTTAA
- the rpoD gene encoding RNA polymerase sigma factor RpoD → MDQNPQSQLKLLVIKGKEQGYLTYAEVNDHLPAEIVDSEQVEDIIQMINDMGIKVVETAPDADDLALNDDTNITDEDAAEAAAAALSSVESEIGRTTDPVRMYMREMGTVELLTREGEIDIAKRIEEGINQVQSSVAEYPGTIPYILEQFDKVQAEELRLTDLISGFVDPDADDTAAPTATHIGSELSESDLEDEDDDSVDDDEENNEDSEEDSEEEVGIDPELALEKFTQLRSTYQNLQLAINEYGYESPKATVANELMLDVFKEFRLTPKQFDHLVNELRTSMERVRTQERLIMKSTVEYGKMPKKSFIAIFTGNESSEAWLDGILASDKPYAEKIKRSEEDIRRSITKLKMIEEETSLSVQNIKDISRRMSIGEAKARRAKKEMVEANLRLVISIAKKYTNRGLQFLDLIQEGNIGLMKAVDKFEYRRGYKFSTYATWWIRQAITRSIADQARTIRIPVHMIETINKLNRISRQMLQEMGREPLPEELAERMQMPEDKIRKVLKIAKEPISMETPIGDDEDSHLGDFIEDTTLELPLDSATATSLKGATKDVLAGLTPREAKVLRMRFGIDMNTDHTLEEVGKQFDVTRERIRQIEAKALRKLRHPSRSETLRSFLDE, encoded by the coding sequence ATGGATCAAAATCCGCAGTCACAGCTAAAGTTACTTGTTATTAAAGGCAAAGAACAAGGCTATCTGACCTACGCCGAAGTAAATGACCACCTACCTGCTGAAATCGTAGATTCAGAACAAGTAGAAGATATCATTCAGATGATCAATGACATGGGCATCAAAGTAGTGGAAACTGCACCTGATGCTGATGATCTTGCTCTGAACGATGACACAAACATCACAGATGAAGATGCTGCCGAAGCCGCAGCCGCTGCACTTTCTAGCGTAGAAAGTGAGATTGGTCGTACAACTGACCCTGTTCGCATGTACATGCGTGAAATGGGTACCGTTGAACTACTGACTCGCGAAGGCGAAATCGACATCGCAAAACGCATTGAAGAAGGCATCAACCAAGTTCAATCGTCTGTTGCTGAATACCCGGGCACGATCCCATACATTCTTGAGCAGTTTGATAAGGTTCAAGCCGAAGAGCTTCGCCTTACCGACCTAATTTCTGGATTTGTCGACCCGGATGCTGATGATACTGCAGCACCTACGGCTACTCACATTGGTTCAGAGCTATCAGAATCCGATCTAGAAGATGAAGATGATGACAGCGTTGATGACGATGAGGAGAACAACGAGGACTCAGAAGAAGACAGCGAAGAAGAAGTCGGTATTGACCCAGAGCTTGCACTTGAGAAATTCACGCAGCTTCGCAGTACTTACCAGAACCTTCAGCTTGCTATCAACGAGTACGGCTACGAAAGCCCGAAAGCAACCGTTGCTAACGAATTGATGCTAGATGTATTCAAAGAATTCCGTCTAACACCAAAGCAATTTGATCACCTTGTTAACGAGCTACGAACCTCTATGGAACGTGTTCGAACTCAAGAACGTTTGATCATGAAGTCCACGGTTGAGTACGGCAAAATGCCGAAGAAATCTTTCATCGCGATTTTCACTGGTAACGAATCAAGTGAAGCTTGGCTAGATGGAATCTTGGCTTCGGATAAGCCATATGCTGAAAAAATCAAACGCAGTGAAGAAGACATTCGTCGTTCAATCACCAAGTTAAAAATGATTGAAGAAGAAACATCTTTAAGCGTGCAAAACATCAAAGACATCAGCCGTCGTATGTCTATCGGGGAAGCAAAAGCTCGCCGAGCGAAGAAAGAAATGGTTGAAGCAAACTTACGTCTTGTAATTTCTATTGCGAAAAAATACACCAACCGTGGTCTACAATTCTTGGATTTGATCCAAGAAGGTAATATCGGTCTGATGAAAGCAGTAGATAAGTTTGAATACCGCCGTGGTTATAAGTTCTCGACTTACGCAACATGGTGGATTCGTCAGGCAATTACTCGCTCTATTGCAGACCAAGCTCGTACTATTCGTATTCCGGTTCACATGATCGAAACGATCAACAAACTCAACCGCATCTCTCGTCAAATGCTACAAGAGATGGGCCGTGAGCCGCTACCGGAAGAGCTGGCTGAGCGCATGCAAATGCCTGAAGACAAGATACGTAAAGTGCTTAAGATCGCTAAAGAGCCAATCTCGATGGAAACACCAATCGGTGATGACGAAGATTCGCACTTAGGTGATTTCATTGAAGATACTACGCTAGAACTCCCATTAGACTCTGCAACCGCAACCAGTCTGAAAGGTGCAACAAAAGATGTCTTAGCAGGCCTTACACCACGTGAAGCTAAAGTACTTCGTATGCGTTTTGGTATCGATATGAATACGGACCACACTCTTGAAGAAGTGGGTAAGCAATTTGACGTAACACGTGAGCGTATTCGTCAGATCGAAGCAAAAGCATTACGTAAACTCCGTCACCCTAGCCGCTCAGAAACACTGCGCAGCTTCCTAGACGAGTAA
- the dnaG gene encoding DNA primase — protein sequence MAGHIPRSFIDDLLARLDIVDIIDARVKLKKKGKNYGACCPFHNEKTPSFSVSQEKQFYHCFGCGVHGNAIDFIMEFERLDFVEAIEELASYLGLDVPREQRSGSGSGQFKSGPQASSSEKRSLYDLMGSIAQFYRSQLKQATGREAIEYLKNRGLSGEIVQKFGIGFIADEWDLIRKNFGQSKNNQDMLVTGGMLIENDKGNRYDRFRGRVMFPIRDRRGRVIGFGGRVLGDGTPKYLNSPETPIFHKGKELYGLYEVLQAYREPPQILVAEGYMDVVALAQYGIDYSVASLGTSTTGDHIQMLFRQTNTVVCCYDGDRAGKEAAWRALENALQFLKTGNTLKFLFLPDGEDPDSYIRANGKAAFEQQIENATPLSNYLFDNLIELHKINLGSNEGKSALRAYASALINQIPDPYFQELLEKRLDERTGFDNSRRQPRKKHNETRPQPHKEIKRTPMREVIALLMQNPSYAKMVPDLSSVKMLAIPGLSLFVDVLDKCITHPHINTGQLLEHWRNDRNEKLLSRLASWDIPVDEDNQEEIFLDSLDKIIAQCVEKQIENLQAKARSIGLSAEEKRELLALMLDLKA from the coding sequence ATGGCTGGACACATCCCTCGTAGTTTTATTGATGATCTACTAGCTCGACTCGACATAGTCGATATTATCGACGCGCGTGTGAAACTTAAGAAAAAAGGCAAAAACTACGGTGCATGCTGCCCTTTTCACAATGAAAAAACACCTTCATTTAGCGTGAGCCAAGAAAAGCAGTTCTATCACTGTTTTGGCTGCGGTGTACATGGTAATGCGATTGACTTCATTATGGAGTTTGAGCGTTTAGACTTTGTCGAGGCCATAGAAGAACTCGCCTCTTATCTTGGCTTAGATGTCCCCCGTGAGCAACGCAGCGGTAGTGGCAGCGGTCAATTTAAATCAGGTCCACAAGCAAGCAGCAGCGAAAAACGCAGTCTTTATGATCTCATGGGCAGTATTGCTCAATTCTACCGTAGCCAACTCAAGCAAGCTACTGGCAGAGAAGCCATCGAATACTTAAAAAACCGTGGTTTGTCTGGTGAAATTGTCCAAAAATTCGGCATTGGTTTTATTGCAGACGAGTGGGATTTGATACGTAAAAATTTCGGCCAGAGCAAAAATAATCAAGACATGCTGGTTACAGGTGGCATGTTGATCGAAAACGACAAAGGTAACCGATATGATCGTTTTCGAGGCCGGGTCATGTTCCCAATTCGAGATCGTCGTGGTCGAGTCATCGGTTTTGGCGGCCGTGTCTTGGGAGATGGCACACCAAAATACCTCAACTCACCAGAAACACCTATCTTTCATAAGGGCAAAGAGCTGTACGGTTTGTATGAAGTATTACAAGCGTACCGTGAGCCGCCACAGATCCTAGTCGCTGAAGGCTATATGGATGTGGTTGCCTTGGCACAATATGGGATTGACTATTCTGTTGCCTCACTAGGGACATCGACGACAGGCGATCACATCCAAATGCTGTTTAGGCAAACTAATACCGTTGTCTGTTGCTATGATGGTGACCGTGCTGGCAAAGAAGCTGCGTGGCGTGCTTTAGAAAACGCACTTCAGTTTCTGAAAACAGGTAACACCTTGAAGTTCTTATTCTTGCCAGATGGTGAAGATCCTGATAGCTATATAAGAGCAAATGGTAAAGCGGCCTTTGAACAGCAAATCGAAAACGCCACGCCGTTATCAAACTACCTGTTCGATAACCTGATCGAATTGCATAAGATTAATTTAGGCAGTAACGAAGGTAAATCTGCCCTGCGTGCATATGCAAGTGCTCTGATCAACCAAATTCCTGATCCCTACTTTCAAGAGCTACTTGAAAAACGCTTAGATGAACGAACTGGGTTTGATAATAGCCGCCGTCAGCCACGTAAGAAACATAATGAAACTCGACCTCAGCCACACAAAGAGATAAAACGTACCCCAATGCGGGAGGTTATCGCCCTGCTGATGCAAAATCCGAGCTATGCTAAAATGGTACCCGATCTTTCATCAGTGAAAATGCTGGCGATACCTGGTTTAAGTTTATTTGTTGATGTACTTGATAAGTGCATCACTCATCCCCATATTAACACGGGCCAGCTCTTAGAGCATTGGCGAAATGATAGAAATGAGAAGCTTCTATCTCGTCTTGCCAGCTGGGATATCCCAGTTGATGAAGACAATCAAGAAGAAATATTTTTAGACTCGCTGGACAAAATTATTGCTCAGTGCGTAGAAAAACAAATTGAAAACCTGCAGGCCAAAGCAAGAAGTATCGGTTTATCAGCCGAAGAGAAAAGGGAGCTGCTAGCTTTAATGCTAGATTTAAAAGCGTAA
- a CDS encoding GatB/YqeY domain-containing protein — protein MALIDTLKEEQKLAMKAKDKIRLGTIRLALAAIKQREVDEQITLNDDDIIAVLTKMVKQRRDSVTQYEAAGRQDLAEVEQAEITVLEDFMPQALTEEEVAVLVEKAIAESGAAGMQDMSKVMAVLKPQIQGRADMGKVSGLVRTKLA, from the coding sequence ATGGCTCTTATTGATACTCTCAAAGAAGAGCAAAAATTAGCGATGAAAGCCAAGGACAAAATTCGCCTTGGCACTATTCGTTTAGCCCTTGCGGCAATTAAGCAACGTGAAGTCGATGAACAGATCACTCTGAACGACGATGACATCATTGCTGTATTGACGAAAATGGTTAAGCAACGTCGCGACTCTGTCACGCAATATGAAGCAGCAGGTCGTCAAGATCTTGCTGAGGTTGAGCAAGCAGAAATTACTGTACTCGAGGATTTTATGCCTCAAGCGCTAACAGAAGAAGAAGTAGCTGTTCTTGTCGAAAAAGCTATCGCTGAATCTGGTGCCGCTGGCATGCAAGACATGAGTAAGGTAATGGCCGTTTTGAAACCACAAATTCAAGGCCGTGCAGATATGGGTAAAGTAAGCGGTTTGGTCCGTACTAAATTAGCTTAA
- the rpsU gene encoding 30S ribosomal protein S21, giving the protein MPVVKVRENEPFDVALRRFKRSCEKAGILSEVRRREHYEKPTTVRKRAKAAAQKRHAKKLARENARRVRLY; this is encoded by the coding sequence ATGCCAGTAGTTAAAGTACGTGAAAACGAACCGTTCGACGTTGCTCTACGTCGTTTCAAGCGCTCTTGCGAAAAAGCAGGTATCCTTTCTGAAGTGCGTCGTCGTGAGCACTACGAAAAACCAACTACAGTTCGCAAACGCGCTAAAGCAGCAGCTCAAAAGCGTCACGCTAAGAAGCTAGCTCGCGAAAACGCTCGTCGCGTTCGCCTGTACTAA
- the tsaD gene encoding tRNA (adenosine(37)-N6)-threonylcarbamoyltransferase complex transferase subunit TsaD: MRIIGIETSCDETGIAIYDDEKGLLSHQLYSQVKLHADYGGVVPELASRDHVKKTIPLIKAALKEANLTPKDIDGIAYTAGPGLVGALLVGATIGRSIAYAWEVPAVPVHHMEGHLLAPMLEDNPPPFPFVAVLVSGGHSMMVEVKGIGEYKILGESIDDAAGEAFDKTAKLMGLDYPGGPLLSKLAEKGTPGRFKFPRPMTNVPGLDMSFSGLKTFTANTIAANGDDDQTRADIAYAFEEAVCATLAIKCKRALEQTGMKRIVIAGGVSANRRLRAELEKLAQKVGGEVYYPRTEFCTDNGAMIAYAGMQRLKNGEVSDMAVEARPRWPIDQLTPIA, translated from the coding sequence ATGCGCATTATTGGTATTGAGACCTCTTGTGATGAGACTGGCATCGCTATTTACGATGATGAAAAAGGTCTGTTGTCACACCAGCTTTACAGCCAAGTAAAACTTCACGCCGATTATGGTGGCGTGGTGCCAGAGCTGGCTTCACGTGACCACGTTAAAAAAACCATTCCACTGATCAAAGCAGCGCTGAAAGAAGCCAATCTGACGCCTAAAGACATCGATGGTATTGCCTATACAGCAGGACCAGGTTTAGTGGGTGCCTTACTTGTTGGAGCGACAATTGGCCGCAGTATTGCTTACGCTTGGGAAGTACCTGCAGTGCCTGTGCACCATATGGAAGGACACTTGCTTGCGCCGATGTTAGAAGATAATCCACCGCCATTTCCATTTGTTGCGGTCTTGGTATCCGGTGGCCACTCCATGATGGTGGAAGTCAAAGGGATTGGTGAGTACAAAATCCTAGGTGAATCGATTGATGATGCCGCCGGTGAAGCGTTTGATAAGACCGCTAAGCTAATGGGCCTCGATTACCCTGGAGGGCCATTGCTCTCTAAACTCGCAGAGAAAGGCACGCCGGGTCGCTTTAAGTTCCCACGTCCAATGACTAACGTGCCTGGCCTAGACATGAGTTTCTCAGGTCTAAAAACCTTTACCGCCAATACAATTGCTGCCAATGGTGATGATGATCAGACACGCGCAGACATTGCTTACGCATTCGAAGAGGCGGTATGTGCAACGTTGGCTATCAAATGTAAGCGCGCACTCGAGCAAACCGGTATGAAGCGTATCGTCATTGCGGGGGGCGTGAGTGCCAATCGCCGTTTGCGTGCGGAGCTTGAGAAATTGGCCCAAAAAGTGGGAGGAGAGGTTTACTACCCGCGTACGGAGTTTTGTACCGATAATGGTGCAATGATTGCCTATGCTGGTATGCAGCGTTTGAAAAATGGCGAAGTGTCAGATATGGCTGTAGAAGCACGCCCACGTTGGCCGATCGATCAGTTGACACCCATTGCTTAA